A genomic window from Streptomyces mirabilis includes:
- a CDS encoding DNA-directed RNA polymerase subunit beta': MLDVNFFDELRIGLATADDIRQWSHGEVKKPETINYRTLKPEKDGLFCEKIFGPTRDWECYCGKYKRVRFKGIICERCGVEVTRAKVRRERMGHIELAAPVTHIWYFKGVPSRLGYLLDLAPKDLEKVIYFAAYMITFVDEERRTRDLPSLEAHVSVERQQIENRRDADLEARAKKLETDLAELEAEGAKADVRRKVREGAEREMKQLRDRSQREIDRLDEVWTRFKNLKVQDLEGDELLYRELRDRFGTYFDGSMGAAALQKRLESFDLDEEAERLREIIRTGKGQKKTRALKRLKVVSAFLQTSNSPKGMVLDCVPVIPPDLRPMVQLDGGRFATSDLNDLYRRVINRNNRLKRLLDLGAPEIIVNNEKRMLQEAVDALFDNGRRGRPVTGPGNRPLKSLSDMLKGKQGRFRQNLLGKRVDYSARSVIVVGPQLKLHQCGLPKAMALELFKPFVMKRLVDLNHAQNIKSAKRMVERGRTVVYDVLEEVIAEHPVLLNRAPTLHRLGIQAFEPQLVEGKAIQIHPLVCTAFNADFDGDQMAVHLPLSAEAQAEARILMLSSNNILKPADGRPVTMPTQDMVLGLFFLTTDGELRDVKGEGRAFGSTAEATMAFDAGELALQSAVDIRFPVGTIPPRGWTPPAQEEGEPEWQQGDTFRLRTTLGRALFNELLPEDYPFVDYSVGKKQLSEIVNDLAERYPKVIVAATLDNLKAAGFYWATRSGVTVAISDVVVPEAKKEIVKGYEAQDEKVQKQYERGLITKEERTQELIAIWTKATNEVAEAMNANFPKTNPIFMMVDSGARGNMMQMRQIAGMRGLVSNAKNETIPRPIKASFREGLSVLEYFISTHGARKGLADTALRTADSGYLTRRLVDVSQDVIIREEDCGTDRGLKLHIAERGADGVLRKAENVETSVYARALAEDITVDGRVLAPANTDLGDVLIDELVKHGIEEVKTRSVLTCESAVGTCAMCYGRSLATGKLVDIGEAVGIIAAQSIGEPGTQLTMRTFHTGGVAGDDITQGLPRVVELFEARTPKGVAPISEASGRVRIEETEKTKKLVVTPDDGSDETAFPISKRARLLVSEGEHVEVGQKLTVGATNPHDVLRILGQRAVQVHLVGEVQKVYNSQGVSIHDKHIEIIIRQMLRRVTIIESGDAELLPGELVERSKFETENRRVVQEGGHPASGRPQLMGITKASLATESWLSAASFQETTRVLTDAAINAKSDSLIGLKENVIIGKLIPAGTGLSRYRNIRVEPTEEAKAAMYSAVGYDDIDYSPFGTGSGQAVPLEDYDYGPYNQ, translated from the coding sequence GTGCTCGACGTCAACTTCTTCGATGAGCTCCGGATCGGTCTGGCCACCGCTGACGACATCCGTCAGTGGAGCCACGGCGAGGTCAAGAAGCCCGAGACCATCAACTACCGCACCCTCAAGCCCGAAAAGGACGGACTCTTCTGCGAGAAGATCTTCGGTCCGACCCGGGACTGGGAGTGCTACTGCGGTAAGTACAAGCGTGTCCGCTTCAAGGGCATCATCTGTGAGCGCTGCGGCGTCGAGGTCACTCGCGCCAAGGTGCGTCGTGAGCGGATGGGCCACATCGAGCTGGCCGCTCCCGTCACCCACATCTGGTACTTCAAGGGCGTTCCGTCGCGTCTGGGCTACCTGCTCGACCTCGCCCCGAAGGACCTCGAGAAGGTCATCTACTTCGCGGCGTACATGATCACGTTCGTCGACGAGGAGCGCCGCACCCGCGACCTGCCCTCGCTGGAGGCGCACGTCTCCGTCGAGCGTCAGCAGATCGAGAACCGTCGCGACGCCGACCTCGAGGCCCGCGCCAAGAAGCTCGAGACCGACCTGGCCGAGCTCGAGGCCGAGGGTGCCAAGGCCGACGTGCGCCGCAAGGTGCGCGAAGGTGCCGAGCGTGAGATGAAGCAGCTGCGTGACCGTTCGCAGCGCGAGATCGACCGTCTCGACGAGGTGTGGACCCGCTTCAAGAACCTGAAGGTCCAGGACCTTGAGGGTGACGAGCTCCTCTACCGCGAGCTGCGTGACCGCTTCGGCACGTACTTCGACGGTTCGATGGGTGCCGCGGCGCTGCAGAAGCGCCTGGAGTCCTTCGACCTCGACGAGGAGGCCGAGCGCCTCCGCGAGATCATCCGCACCGGCAAGGGCCAGAAGAAGACCCGTGCGCTCAAGCGCCTCAAGGTCGTCTCCGCGTTCCTGCAGACCAGCAACAGCCCCAAGGGCATGGTGCTCGACTGCGTGCCGGTCATCCCGCCGGACCTGCGTCCGATGGTGCAGCTGGACGGTGGCCGCTTCGCGACCTCCGACCTGAACGACCTGTACCGCCGCGTGATCAACCGCAACAACCGTCTGAAGCGACTCCTTGACCTCGGTGCCCCCGAGATCATCGTGAACAACGAGAAGCGCATGCTTCAGGAGGCCGTCGACGCGCTCTTCGACAACGGCCGTCGTGGTCGCCCCGTCACGGGCCCCGGCAACCGTCCGCTGAAGTCCCTCAGCGACATGCTGAAGGGCAAGCAGGGTCGATTCCGTCAGAACCTGCTCGGCAAGCGTGTGGACTACTCCGCGCGTTCCGTGATCGTCGTCGGTCCGCAGCTGAAGCTGCACCAGTGTGGTCTGCCCAAGGCCATGGCGCTGGAGCTCTTCAAGCCGTTCGTGATGAAGCGCCTGGTCGACCTGAACCACGCGCAGAACATCAAGAGCGCCAAGCGGATGGTCGAGCGCGGCCGCACGGTCGTGTACGACGTCCTGGAAGAGGTCATCGCGGAGCACCCGGTTCTGCTGAACCGTGCGCCCACGCTGCACCGCCTCGGCATCCAGGCCTTCGAGCCGCAGCTGGTCGAGGGCAAGGCCATCCAGATCCACCCGCTCGTCTGCACCGCGTTCAACGCGGACTTCGACGGTGACCAGATGGCCGTCCACCTGCCGCTCTCCGCGGAGGCGCAGGCCGAGGCCCGCATCCTGATGCTGTCCTCGAACAACATCCTCAAGCCCGCCGACGGCCGTCCGGTGACGATGCCGACCCAGGACATGGTCCTCGGTCTGTTCTTCCTCACCACCGACGGCGAACTCCGCGACGTCAAGGGCGAGGGCCGCGCGTTCGGCTCCACGGCCGAGGCGACGATGGCGTTCGACGCCGGGGAGCTCGCGCTCCAGTCGGCCGTCGACATCCGCTTCCCGGTGGGCACCATCCCGCCCCGCGGCTGGACCCCGCCGGCGCAGGAGGAGGGCGAGCCCGAGTGGCAGCAGGGTGACACCTTCCGCCTCCGTACGACCCTGGGCCGTGCGCTCTTCAACGAGCTGCTGCCCGAGGACTACCCGTTCGTCGACTACTCGGTGGGCAAGAAGCAGCTCTCCGAGATCGTCAACGACCTGGCCGAGCGCTACCCCAAGGTCATCGTGGCGGCGACGCTCGACAACCTGAAGGCGGCGGGCTTCTACTGGGCGACCCGTTCCGGCGTCACCGTGGCCATCTCCGACGTCGTCGTTCCCGAGGCGAAGAAGGAGATCGTCAAGGGCTACGAGGCGCAGGACGAGAAGGTCCAGAAGCAGTACGAGCGCGGTCTGATCACCAAGGAAGAGCGCACTCAGGAGCTCATCGCGATCTGGACCAAGGCGACCAACGAGGTCGCCGAGGCGATGAACGCGAACTTCCCGAAGACGAACCCCATCTTCATGATGGTCGACTCGGGTGCCCGAGGAAACATGATGCAGATGCGTCAGATCGCCGGTATGCGCGGTCTGGTGTCGAACGCCAAGAACGAGACGATCCCGCGTCCGATCAAGGCCTCCTTCCGTGAGGGCCTGTCGGTGCTGGAGTACTTCATCTCGACGCACGGTGCTCGTAAGGGTCTGGCGGACACGGCTCTGCGTACCGCCGACTCGGGTTACCTCACCCGTCGTCTGGTCGACGTCTCCCAGGACGTCATCATCCGCGAGGAGGACTGCGGCACCGACCGTGGCCTCAAGCTGCACATCGCGGAGCGCGGCGCGGACGGTGTCCTGCGCAAGGCGGAGAACGTCGAGACCAGCGTGTACGCACGTGCGCTGGCCGAGGACATCACCGTCGACGGCAGGGTGCTGGCCCCGGCCAACACCGACCTCGGCGACGTCCTCATCGACGAGCTGGTCAAGCACGGCATCGAGGAGGTCAAGACCCGCTCGGTCCTGACCTGCGAGTCCGCCGTCGGCACCTGCGCCATGTGCTACGGCCGTTCGCTGGCCACCGGCAAGCTGGTCGACATCGGTGAGGCGGTCGGCATCATCGCCGCCCAGTCCATCGGTGAGCCCGGTACCCAGCTGACGATGCGTACCTTCCACACCGGTGGTGTGGCCGGTGACGACATCACCCAGGGTCTGCCCCGTGTCGTCGAGCTCTTCGAGGCTCGTACGCCCAAGGGTGTCGCCCCGATCTCCGAGGCCTCCGGCCGCGTGCGGATCGAGGAGACCGAGAAGACCAAGAAGCTCGTGGTCACCCCGGACGACGGCAGCGACGAGACGGCGTTCCCGATCTCGAAGCGCGCCCGGCTCCTGGTCTCCGAGGGCGAGCACGTCGAGGTGGGCCAGAAGCTCACCGTGGGTGCCACCAACCCGCACGACGTGCTGCGCATCCTGGGTCAGCGTGCCGTCCAGGTCCACCTGGTCGGCGAGGTCCAGAAGGTCTACAACTCGCAGGGTGTGTCGATCCACGACAAGCACATCGAGATCATCATCCGGCAGATGCTGCGCCGTGTGACGATCATCGAGTCGGGCGACGCGGAGCTGCTGCCCGGCGAGCTGGTCGAGCGCTCGAAGTTCGAGACCGAGAACCGTCGTGTGGTCCAGGAAGGCGGCCACCCGGCCTCCGGCCGTCCGCAGCTGATGGGTATCACCAAGGCCTCGCTGGCGACCGAGTCGTGGCTGTCGGCGGCGTCCTTCCAGGAGACGACCAGGGTTCTGACGGACGCGGCGATCAACGCCAAGTCCGACTCCCTGATCGGCCTCAAGGAGAACGTCATCATCGGTAAGCTCATCCCGGCCGGTACGGGTCTGTCCCGTTACCGCAACATCCGGGTCGAGCCGACCGAGGAGGCCAAGGCCGCGATGTACTCGGCCGTCGGCTACGACGACATCGACTACTCGCCGTTCGGCACCGGCTCCGGCCAGGCCGTCCCGCTGGAGGACTACGACTACGGTCCGTACAACCAGTAA